In one Tessaracoccus palaemonis genomic region, the following are encoded:
- a CDS encoding heme/hemin ABC transporter substrate-binding protein yields MTIASLALSRCPQLLAGALVLALTACGGATSPQRVDDAQSLTGAVTATVDDATVHAITDDPQPAIPATVTDVQGTEVVVDDISRILALDLYGTTSRIVFELGLGANVVGRDSSSTFDEIADATLVTPAGHELNAEAILQLAPTLIITDTSLGPWSVIEQMRDAGVSVVVVDSHRSMDNVDEITRQVGAAVGLSDEAERLAERTQAEIDEAVAEIAQIAPADEGEKLRVAFLYLRGQSGVYYLFGEGSGSDSLIEALGAVDVASEVGVTGMKPMTDEALVAASPDVVLCMTKGLESVGGVDGLLENVPAFAQTPAGTNRRVIDMDDSQILSFGSTTPDVLRSLASALYGVDL; encoded by the coding sequence GTGACGATCGCTTCCCTTGCCCTGAGCCGGTGTCCGCAACTCCTTGCCGGAGCGCTGGTGCTGGCCCTGACGGCGTGCGGCGGGGCGACGTCCCCCCAGCGGGTTGACGACGCGCAGTCGCTAACCGGAGCCGTCACCGCCACCGTCGACGACGCGACGGTGCACGCGATCACCGACGACCCGCAGCCCGCGATCCCCGCCACCGTCACCGACGTCCAGGGCACCGAGGTCGTCGTCGACGACATCTCCCGCATCCTCGCGCTCGACCTCTACGGCACCACCTCGCGCATCGTCTTCGAGCTCGGCCTCGGCGCCAACGTCGTCGGCCGCGACTCATCGTCGACCTTCGACGAGATCGCCGACGCGACGCTCGTGACCCCGGCCGGCCACGAGCTCAACGCCGAGGCGATCCTGCAGCTGGCGCCGACCCTCATCATCACCGACACCAGCCTCGGCCCGTGGTCGGTCATCGAGCAGATGCGCGACGCGGGCGTCTCCGTCGTGGTCGTCGACTCGCACCGCTCGATGGACAACGTCGACGAGATCACCCGCCAGGTCGGCGCCGCCGTCGGCCTGTCGGACGAGGCCGAGAGGCTGGCCGAGCGCACGCAGGCCGAGATCGACGAGGCTGTCGCCGAGATCGCCCAGATTGCTCCCGCGGACGAGGGCGAGAAGCTCCGCGTCGCCTTCCTGTACCTGCGCGGCCAGTCCGGCGTCTACTACCTGTTCGGCGAGGGCTCCGGCTCCGACTCACTCATCGAGGCCCTCGGCGCGGTCGACGTGGCGAGCGAGGTCGGCGTGACAGGCATGAAGCCCATGACCGACGAGGCGCTCGTGGCCGCCAGCCCCGACGTGGTCCTCTGCATGACGAAGGGCCTCGAGTCCGTCGGCGGCGTGGACGGGCTGCTGGAGAACGTACCCGCGTTCGCGCAGACCCCCGCGGGCACCAACAGGCGCGTCATCGACATGGACGACTCCCAGATCCTGAGCTTCGGCTCCACCACGCCCGACGTGCTGCGCTCGCTCGCCTCCGCCCTCTACGGGGTAGACCTGTGA
- a CDS encoding ABC transporter ATP-binding protein, producing MTTSRLTGVDLTRDFGSGETLVHALTGVSLEVAAGRLTAVTGPSGSGKTTLLNLLGGLDRPTSGRVLLDDTRVLSELPEAEVLAVRRRRIGYVFQTFGLIPVLSAAENVEVPLRLAQVEPKERSRRVAEALERVGLARHAHQRPHELSGGQQQRVGIARAVVAGPDILIADEPTGQLDSDTAATIMDLIVELSHERGLAAVVSTHDPALVARADHVVRLLDGARL from the coding sequence ATGACCACGTCTCGCCTGACAGGCGTCGACCTGACCCGCGACTTCGGCTCGGGCGAGACGCTCGTGCACGCACTCACGGGCGTGTCCCTGGAGGTGGCGGCTGGTCGGCTGACGGCGGTCACGGGGCCGTCGGGGTCGGGCAAGACGACGCTGCTGAACCTGCTCGGCGGGCTGGACCGGCCGACGTCGGGGCGGGTGCTGCTGGACGACACCCGGGTGCTGTCGGAGTTGCCCGAGGCCGAGGTGCTGGCGGTCAGGAGGCGGCGGATCGGCTATGTCTTCCAGACGTTCGGGCTGATCCCGGTGCTGTCGGCCGCGGAGAACGTCGAGGTGCCGCTCCGGCTCGCGCAGGTGGAGCCGAAGGAGCGGTCACGGCGCGTCGCGGAGGCGCTGGAGCGCGTCGGCCTGGCGCGGCACGCGCACCAGCGCCCGCACGAGCTCTCGGGCGGACAGCAGCAGCGGGTCGGCATCGCGCGCGCGGTCGTCGCGGGGCCGGACATCCTGATCGCCGACGAGCCGACCGGCCAGCTCGACTCGGACACCGCCGCCACGATCATGGACCTGATCGTGGAGCTGTCTCACGAGCGCGGCCTCGCCGCGGTCGTCTCCACGCACGACCCGGCTCTCGTCGCACGCGCCGACCACGTCGTCCGCCTCCTCGACGGTGCCCGCCTCTGA
- the purM gene encoding phosphoribosylformylglycinamidine cyclo-ligase, which translates to MNQSAYAAAGVDIEAGDRAVELMKASVQRTRRPEVLGGLGGFAGFFDASALKGYRNPVLATSTDGVGTKVAIAQALDKHDTIGFDLIGMLVDDLVVCGAEPLFVTDYIATGKVVPERIAAIVSGIADACVAAGCSLVGGETAEHPGLLAPHEYDIAGATTGVVEKDQILGAHLVQPGDAVIAMRSSGLHSNGYSLVRHVLLEQAGWSLDRHVDELGRTLGEELLEPTKVYALDILDLISKADVHAMSHITGGGLENNLARVIPDGMAAVLQRDSWTPPAIFQLVQQVGNVPQADIDATLNMGVGMVAILPQDQVPAALAALQQREVHGWVLGEIIDEEGAGAARLV; encoded by the coding sequence GTGAACCAGAGCGCCTACGCCGCCGCCGGCGTCGACATCGAGGCCGGCGACCGCGCCGTCGAGCTGATGAAGGCGTCCGTGCAGCGGACGCGCCGCCCGGAGGTGCTCGGCGGGCTCGGCGGCTTCGCCGGGTTCTTCGACGCCTCCGCGCTGAAGGGCTACCGCAATCCGGTGCTGGCGACCTCGACCGACGGCGTCGGCACCAAGGTCGCCATCGCGCAGGCCCTGGACAAGCACGACACCATCGGCTTCGACCTGATCGGCATGCTCGTCGACGACCTCGTCGTCTGCGGTGCCGAGCCGCTGTTCGTGACCGACTACATCGCCACCGGCAAGGTCGTGCCCGAGCGCATCGCGGCCATCGTCTCCGGCATCGCCGACGCCTGCGTCGCGGCCGGCTGCTCGCTGGTCGGCGGCGAGACCGCCGAGCACCCGGGCCTGCTCGCCCCACACGAGTACGACATCGCCGGCGCCACCACCGGCGTGGTGGAGAAGGATCAGATCCTCGGCGCACACCTCGTCCAGCCCGGCGACGCGGTCATCGCGATGAGGTCGTCGGGCCTGCACTCCAACGGCTACTCGCTGGTGCGCCACGTCCTGCTGGAGCAGGCCGGCTGGAGCCTCGACCGCCACGTCGACGAGCTCGGCCGCACCCTGGGGGAGGAGCTGCTCGAGCCCACCAAGGTCTACGCGCTCGACATCCTCGACCTCATCTCGAAGGCCGACGTGCACGCGATGAGCCACATCACCGGCGGCGGACTCGAGAACAACCTCGCGCGCGTCATCCCCGACGGCATGGCCGCCGTTCTGCAGCGCGACAGCTGGACCCCGCCCGCGATCTTCCAGCTCGTGCAGCAGGTCGGCAATGTGCCGCAGGCCGACATCGACGCGACGCTGAACATGGGCGTCGGCATGGTCGCGATCCTCCCGCAGGACCAGGTCCCCGCAGCCCTGGCCGCGCTGCAGCAGCGCGAGGTGCACGGCTGGGTGCTCGGCGAGATCATCGACGAGGAGGGGGCCGGCGCGGCGCGGTTGGTCTGA
- a CDS encoding FtsX-like permease family protein: MTLWTLLRRQLAARPWPTLLLAFTVAVVSALVTAVPRLVADLDDRQLAQRLGSLSAIAGDVSGTWSVPAPLDGQVHDPWDDNADAAEAIRQAQPEPLRSLLAPAQFVAQYATTTSSVPPQASGYYTVTWHLLVDPALAEHAELTDGAWPALDDEGPQQVAVLADAATRMGWEVGDVVGNDYLVTGLFRPRDATDVRWEHLELGRRYNELSDPNRGIELEVGVFLPNELAGGDPTGRLQAPFRTTLWFRLDPAAVGGSSVDVDALNAQVTGLTAPSWSVSPDGATTVRLATELGPVLTSVSAQQVTTRTLVWVSAAGPLGVGAALVLLAARLVAERRRRTSALTAARGLSRRQQRSLALVEGLAVGVPSAALGHLAAAALSPGADGWVAWFWTLLVALVPAGLLTASLTAVPGSRGRAAARWRVVAEVLVLLAAGVSAWQLASGPTGGVLVITSPLLLAVAVVLAVLRLYPLPLRALQTALRPRRGLVGFLGAARALRSPAGGAVPVAAVVLGTTMAVTSSLLLGTVSAEVDRSAWSDVGGDVRVSGPPVTDELAGQLAGIDGVAAVTRLRLASSNETLRQGDDSTLVRVWLADDSLPVVYAAAAGGDAVPAELFDDGGDARIVTGGAGGTGSGTLGALGAVTVVRSADDLPGVLTGSAWALADVDRWPGGGDVASTLALLALDDGADPVAVADGVAGLMPTAKVQTAAAELDALRSSPTLTGLTRIFGILALGTVGLLLLATASSQALAAQERRSLGAILRTLGLGPAQLRQLTAWELAPIVAVALLVGAAAGLAIAALLVRSVDLASLTGSTAAPSLHVDPLGLGAVLAGLLAAAGLSILIQAWRAGRVDVADQLRRNDDTTHA; encoded by the coding sequence ATGACGCTGTGGACGCTCCTGCGCCGCCAGCTGGCCGCCCGGCCGTGGCCGACGCTGCTGCTGGCGTTCACCGTCGCCGTCGTCTCCGCACTGGTGACCGCCGTTCCCCGGCTGGTCGCCGACCTCGACGACCGGCAGCTGGCCCAGCGGCTGGGCTCGTTGTCTGCCATCGCCGGCGACGTGTCGGGTACCTGGAGCGTCCCGGCACCGCTCGACGGCCAGGTGCACGACCCGTGGGACGACAACGCCGATGCCGCCGAGGCCATCCGGCAGGCGCAGCCGGAGCCGCTGCGCTCCCTGCTGGCGCCCGCGCAGTTCGTCGCCCAGTACGCCACGACCACCTCCAGCGTGCCGCCGCAGGCCTCCGGCTACTACACCGTCACGTGGCACCTGCTGGTCGACCCCGCGCTCGCGGAGCATGCCGAGCTGACCGACGGGGCGTGGCCCGCGCTCGACGACGAGGGGCCGCAGCAGGTCGCGGTCCTCGCCGACGCGGCCACGCGGATGGGCTGGGAGGTCGGCGACGTCGTCGGCAACGACTACCTCGTCACCGGGCTCTTCCGCCCCCGCGACGCGACCGACGTGCGATGGGAGCACCTCGAGCTCGGGCGTCGCTACAACGAGCTGAGCGACCCGAACCGGGGCATCGAGCTCGAGGTCGGCGTGTTCCTGCCGAACGAGCTGGCCGGCGGGGATCCGACGGGCCGCCTGCAGGCGCCGTTCCGCACCACCCTGTGGTTCCGGCTCGACCCGGCCGCGGTCGGGGGGTCGAGCGTGGACGTCGACGCCCTGAACGCGCAGGTCACGGGGCTGACGGCGCCGTCGTGGAGCGTCTCGCCCGACGGCGCGACGACCGTCCGGCTGGCCACCGAGCTCGGTCCGGTCCTGACCTCGGTGTCGGCGCAGCAGGTCACCACGCGGACCCTGGTGTGGGTCAGCGCCGCGGGCCCGCTCGGCGTCGGGGCGGCCCTCGTCCTGCTCGCCGCGCGGCTGGTCGCCGAGCGGCGCCGCCGGACGTCTGCCCTGACCGCCGCGCGCGGCCTGTCGCGGCGCCAGCAGCGCAGCCTGGCTCTCGTCGAGGGGCTCGCGGTGGGTGTGCCGTCGGCCGCACTGGGGCACCTGGCGGCCGCCGCCCTCTCGCCGGGAGCCGACGGCTGGGTCGCGTGGTTCTGGACGCTGCTGGTGGCCCTGGTGCCCGCCGGGCTGCTGACCGCGTCGCTGACCGCTGTCCCCGGATCCCGGGGCCGCGCGGCGGCCAGGTGGCGGGTCGTCGCCGAGGTGCTCGTGCTGCTGGCCGCGGGCGTCTCGGCCTGGCAGCTGGCCTCCGGCCCGACCGGAGGCGTGCTCGTCATCACCTCTCCCCTGCTGCTCGCCGTCGCCGTGGTGCTGGCCGTCCTCCGGCTCTACCCGCTCCCCCTGCGCGCGCTGCAGACGGCGCTGCGCCCACGTCGCGGGCTGGTCGGCTTCCTGGGCGCGGCCCGGGCGCTGCGCTCCCCCGCGGGCGGCGCGGTCCCGGTGGCCGCGGTCGTGCTGGGCACCACCATGGCCGTCACATCGTCGCTGCTGCTCGGCACGGTCTCGGCCGAGGTCGACCGCTCCGCGTGGAGCGACGTCGGCGGCGACGTGCGCGTCAGCGGGCCGCCCGTCACCGACGAGCTGGCCGGGCAGCTGGCCGGGATCGACGGCGTCGCCGCGGTGACGCGCCTGCGCCTCGCCTCGTCGAACGAGACGCTCCGCCAGGGCGACGACTCGACGCTGGTGCGCGTCTGGCTGGCCGACGACTCGCTGCCGGTGGTCTACGCGGCCGCGGCGGGCGGCGACGCGGTCCCCGCGGAGCTGTTCGACGACGGCGGGGACGCCCGGATCGTGACGGGCGGGGCCGGGGGCACCGGTTCCGGCACGCTCGGCGCGCTCGGGGCGGTCACCGTCGTGCGCAGCGCCGACGACCTGCCCGGCGTGCTGACCGGCTCGGCGTGGGCGCTGGCCGACGTCGACCGGTGGCCCGGCGGAGGCGACGTGGCGTCGACCCTGGCGCTGCTCGCGCTCGACGACGGCGCGGACCCGGTCGCAGTGGCCGACGGGGTGGCTGGCCTCATGCCGACCGCGAAGGTGCAGACGGCCGCCGCCGAGCTCGACGCGCTGCGCTCGAGCCCGACCCTGACGGGGCTGACCCGCATCTTCGGCATCCTGGCCCTCGGCACCGTCGGGCTCCTGCTGCTGGCCACGGCCTCGTCGCAGGCGCTCGCGGCGCAGGAGCGGCGCTCGCTGGGCGCGATTCTCAGGACCCTGGGGCTCGGGCCGGCGCAGCTCAGGCAGCTCACGGCGTGGGAGCTGGCGCCGATCGTCGCGGTGGCGCTCCTCGTGGGCGCGGCCGCGGGGCTGGCCATCGCCGCCCTGCTGGTGCGCAGCGTCGACCTCGCCTCGCTGACGGGTTCGACGGCCGCGCCGTCGCTCCACGTCGACCCGCTCGGGCTCGGCGCCGTGCTCGCCGGGCTGCTCGCCGCGGCGGGCCTCTCCATCCTCATCCAGGCGTGGCGCGCGGGCCGCGTCGACGTCGCCGACCAACTCCGGAGGAACGATGACACCACGCACGCATGA
- a CDS encoding ABC transporter ATP-binding protein, which yields MTPRTHDLARARRTHAGPDIWCEDLVRIHRTEGIEVQALQGLNLTVEAGEVVALVGASGSGKSTLLNILSGLDTPTGGRARVAGEDLTAMGRRQRVDFRRHSVGFVFQQTSRNLLPFLSAAENVALPMVIAGRGRREERAGLLLDLLDVADCADRRPGSLSGGQQQRVAIATALANAPSVLLADEPTGELDEVHSAQVLDAMRAAATELDTTVLIVTHDPMVSGHVARTVQIRDGRTSTEVLRHTVADGDGVREVVEEYSVIDRTGRVQLPAEHVAALQLHDRVRIHRESDHVGVWPGEPATPPAPRHGTQEES from the coding sequence ATGACACCACGCACGCATGACCTGGCGCGCGCCCGGCGCACGCACGCCGGCCCGGACATCTGGTGCGAGGACCTCGTGCGGATCCACCGCACCGAGGGCATCGAGGTGCAGGCGCTGCAGGGGCTGAACCTCACCGTCGAGGCGGGCGAGGTCGTCGCGCTGGTCGGGGCCTCCGGGTCGGGCAAGTCGACGCTGCTGAACATCCTGTCGGGCCTCGACACCCCCACCGGCGGCCGGGCGCGGGTCGCGGGCGAGGACCTGACGGCGATGGGCCGCCGGCAGCGAGTCGACTTCCGTCGGCACAGCGTCGGCTTCGTATTCCAGCAGACCTCCCGCAACCTCCTGCCCTTCCTGAGCGCCGCCGAGAACGTCGCGCTGCCCATGGTGATCGCGGGCCGCGGTCGTCGCGAGGAGCGCGCCGGGCTGCTGCTGGATCTCCTCGACGTGGCCGACTGCGCCGACCGTCGGCCCGGCTCGCTGTCGGGCGGCCAGCAGCAGCGGGTCGCGATCGCCACCGCGCTGGCGAACGCCCCGTCGGTGCTGCTCGCCGACGAGCCGACCGGCGAGCTCGACGAGGTGCACTCGGCCCAGGTGCTCGACGCCATGCGGGCGGCCGCGACCGAGTTGGACACCACCGTCCTGATCGTGACCCACGACCCGATGGTCAGCGGGCACGTCGCCCGCACGGTGCAGATCCGCGACGGCCGGACGTCCACGGAGGTGCTGCGTCACACGGTCGCCGACGGCGACGGCGTCCGCGAGGTCGTCGAGGAGTACTCGGTGATCGACCGCACGGGGCGCGTGCAGCTCCCCGCGGAGCACGTGGCGGCGCTGCAGCTGCACGACAGGGTCCGCATCCACCGCGAGAGCGATCACGTCGGCGTCTGGCCGGGCGAACCGGCCACGCCCCCGGCGCCCCGCCACGGGACACAGGAGGAGTCATGA
- a CDS encoding GNAT family N-acetyltransferase, which yields MQQLRRFRPGDEDGISRVCLLTARFGGDATGMLSDDRLWGDVFALPYPARDPGLTFVVDDGDGTVVGYVLGTDDTSAFEAWFRYVWWPPRAPSAEGKDRVEAGLIGFADTLGAEPLPFLAEYPAHVHIDLLPAAQGGGWGRRLMERYVDELRARGVPGVHLGASSDNTNAVAFYRHLGWTELVAPDEAGTTFFGLRLA from the coding sequence ATGCAGCAACTCAGGCGCTTCAGACCCGGCGACGAGGACGGCATCTCGCGGGTGTGCCTCCTGACGGCGCGCTTCGGCGGCGACGCGACGGGCATGCTGAGCGACGACCGACTCTGGGGCGACGTGTTCGCCCTGCCGTACCCCGCCCGCGACCCCGGCCTGACGTTCGTCGTCGACGACGGCGACGGGACCGTGGTCGGCTACGTGCTCGGCACCGACGACACCTCAGCCTTCGAGGCCTGGTTCCGCTACGTCTGGTGGCCGCCGCGTGCCCCGTCGGCGGAGGGGAAGGATCGCGTCGAGGCTGGGCTGATCGGCTTCGCCGACACGCTCGGCGCAGAGCCCCTCCCGTTCCTGGCCGAGTACCCCGCGCACGTCCACATCGACCTGCTGCCCGCGGCGCAGGGCGGCGGCTGGGGTCGTCGGCTGATGGAGCGCTACGTCGACGAGTTGCGGGCGCGCGGCGTCCCCGGCGTCCACCTGGGGGCATCGTCGGACAACACGAACGCCGTCGCGTTCTACCGTCACCTCGGCTGGACGGAACTCGTCGCGCCCGACGAGGCCGGCACGACGTTCTTCGGGCTCCGGCTGGCCTGA
- the purF gene encoding amidophosphoribosyltransferase, protein MPNDFEGPKEECGVFGVWAPEEDVAQLTFYGLFALQHRGQESAGIAVSNEQRIMVYKDMGLVSQVFNEATLRSLPGRLAIGHTRYSTTGASVWNNAQPTFRATHHGGLALAHNGNLTNTDELEDWLAELAPSEKVPRKKTMDSTNDTSLVTALMSSFGDLPLEDVALRVLPRLVGAFCLTFMTETTLYAARDPQGIRPLVLGRLSNGWVVASETAALDIVGASFVREVEPGEFLAIDERGLRTQRFAEPAPKGCIFEYVYLARPDTTIGGQNVHSTRVRIGRKLAEEFPVDADLVIPVPESGTPSAIGYAQGSGIPYGQGLVKNAYVGRTFIQPSQTIRQLGIRLKLNPLREVIEGKRLVVVDDSIVRGNTQRALVRMLREAGASQVHVRISSPPVQWPCFYGIDFATRAELIAPGLSVDEICTSIGADSLGYISIEGLTEATHIPADSLCRACFDGRYPVAIPPAQAKLLNLEVVK, encoded by the coding sequence GTGCCGAACGACTTTGAAGGTCCGAAAGAGGAATGTGGCGTCTTCGGGGTGTGGGCACCCGAGGAGGACGTCGCGCAACTCACGTTCTACGGCCTGTTCGCGCTCCAGCACCGCGGGCAGGAGTCCGCGGGTATCGCGGTCAGCAACGAGCAGCGCATCATGGTCTACAAGGACATGGGGCTCGTGTCCCAGGTGTTCAACGAGGCCACGCTCCGGTCGCTGCCCGGGCGGCTGGCCATCGGCCACACGCGTTACTCCACGACCGGCGCGTCCGTCTGGAACAACGCGCAGCCCACGTTCCGCGCCACGCATCACGGCGGCCTCGCGCTGGCCCACAACGGCAACCTGACCAACACCGACGAGCTGGAGGACTGGCTCGCCGAGCTCGCCCCGTCGGAGAAGGTGCCGCGCAAGAAGACCATGGACTCGACCAACGACACCTCGCTGGTCACGGCCCTGATGTCCAGCTTCGGCGACCTGCCGCTCGAGGACGTCGCGCTCCGCGTCCTGCCGCGCCTCGTCGGCGCCTTCTGCCTCACCTTCATGACCGAGACGACGCTGTACGCCGCCCGCGACCCGCAGGGCATCCGCCCGCTGGTGCTCGGACGGCTGAGCAACGGCTGGGTCGTCGCGTCCGAGACCGCGGCCCTCGACATCGTCGGAGCGAGCTTCGTGCGCGAGGTCGAGCCCGGCGAGTTCCTCGCCATCGACGAGCGGGGCCTGCGGACGCAGCGCTTCGCCGAGCCCGCACCCAAGGGGTGTATCTTCGAGTACGTCTACCTCGCCCGCCCCGACACCACCATCGGCGGCCAGAACGTTCACTCCACCCGCGTGCGGATCGGCCGGAAGCTGGCCGAGGAGTTCCCTGTCGACGCCGATCTCGTCATCCCCGTGCCCGAGTCGGGCACGCCGTCGGCCATCGGCTACGCGCAGGGCTCCGGCATCCCCTACGGACAGGGTCTCGTCAAGAACGCCTACGTCGGCCGCACGTTCATCCAGCCGAGCCAGACCATCCGCCAGCTCGGCATCCGGCTGAAGCTCAACCCGCTCCGCGAGGTCATCGAGGGCAAGCGGCTCGTCGTCGTCGACGACTCCATCGTGCGCGGCAACACGCAGCGCGCCCTCGTGCGGATGCTCCGCGAGGCGGGCGCCAGTCAGGTGCACGTGCGCATCTCGTCGCCGCCCGTCCAGTGGCCCTGCTTCTACGGCATCGACTTCGCCACCCGGGCCGAGCTCATCGCGCCCGGGCTCAGCGTCGACGAGATCTGCACGTCCATCGGCGCCGACTCGCTCGGCTACATCTCCATCGAAGGCCTGACCGAGGCCACCCACATCCCGGCGGACAGCCTCTGTCGGGCCTGCTTCGACGGCAGGTACCCCGTCGCCATCCCACCCGCACAGGCCAAGCTCCTGAACCTGGAGGTCGTGAAGTGA
- a CDS encoding FtsX-like permease family protein — protein MTGWVGVALRRAAAARALLVVLLALVAVVAGLVVGSLGHWASLADETAADAVADSTLTVRTRLAADPTSQDETARKALADGLAPTPVTVLTSYDTEPQRVGSSRVTLAAGPLFDSAVAVEGALPAAANEAAVPYSAADALGLEIGDEVSVAGRTLTVTGTWRLTDARLVEAVGSPLLVADEVVAATDSPFVQWTLLPGGATASGLGPLAAGAGRARELAEPADLTGRGVTVGGDLAEAAASADTDLELAAFLRIVPLTVLLLVAAVGLVQVAVLLAAARESEVGLLFARGAARPQVLTAGLAEALVVAVCGTALGALLVGQVNMGVAVSLALSAGALCGVAIRSSRPRDGRDSGRLRAVAGAASLALVCALAALTTWQLRRHGRLAEVIGAGVVGDPVAALSPALLLAAVGVAALVVLAPVTRLLELATRRAGTPLWLAGAQLARALRLHAVPVVLMVLATSTATFSAVFAGSAARYEGDVAALAAGAPVRATLSSTSADDVPLPAAAGLASPTPVWLADAGQVGNLLVPMLAAPTDSLARVAILPGGATTPDLSDAAADTVPVALTTSIAGDASLEVGDALVIGAFGARFDATVAAVVDTLPRIGDGALVDSAALQRALASDGRTLGRPAEIWAGDGTDDQLAALAAEQGVTDVSRPAAASTDGPTALTAGSLRLAAVGAVALAAAGVAAASAAQLRARRPEVAVLRALGMTPTAQAAARIWESAVVGALAAAAGVAGGLGVASLVTIPLAHSTGADLPVALVADLPQLAALLAAGAAATVVVVALAGAAVLGQARDAQYREEVR, from the coding sequence ATGACCGGCTGGGTAGGTGTTGCGCTGCGTCGGGCGGCCGCCGCCCGCGCGCTGCTCGTCGTCCTGCTGGCGCTCGTGGCGGTCGTCGCGGGGCTGGTCGTCGGGTCGCTCGGGCACTGGGCGAGCCTGGCCGACGAGACCGCCGCCGACGCCGTCGCCGACTCGACGCTGACGGTCCGCACCCGGCTCGCCGCGGACCCGACGTCACAGGACGAGACGGCGAGGAAGGCCCTGGCCGACGGCCTCGCGCCGACCCCCGTCACGGTGCTGACCAGCTACGACACCGAGCCGCAGCGCGTCGGCTCGTCGCGCGTGACGCTGGCCGCCGGCCCCCTGTTCGACTCCGCCGTCGCCGTCGAGGGCGCACTGCCCGCCGCGGCGAATGAGGCGGCCGTGCCCTACTCGGCCGCCGACGCGCTCGGTCTCGAGATCGGCGACGAGGTCAGCGTCGCGGGCCGGACTCTGACGGTGACGGGGACCTGGCGGCTGACGGACGCGCGCCTGGTGGAGGCCGTCGGTTCCCCGCTGCTCGTCGCCGACGAGGTGGTCGCGGCCACCGACTCCCCCTTCGTCCAGTGGACCCTGCTGCCCGGTGGCGCGACGGCGTCCGGGCTCGGCCCGCTGGCCGCCGGCGCCGGGCGGGCCCGCGAGCTGGCGGAGCCCGCGGACCTCACGGGCCGCGGCGTCACCGTCGGCGGGGATCTGGCCGAGGCCGCGGCGTCCGCGGACACCGACCTCGAGCTCGCCGCGTTCCTCCGCATCGTCCCCCTGACGGTGCTGCTGCTCGTGGCGGCCGTCGGACTGGTGCAGGTCGCCGTCCTGCTGGCCGCCGCCCGCGAATCCGAGGTGGGGCTGTTGTTCGCCCGTGGCGCGGCCAGGCCGCAGGTGCTCACCGCCGGCCTGGCCGAGGCGCTCGTCGTCGCCGTCTGCGGCACGGCCCTCGGTGCGCTTCTCGTCGGCCAGGTGAACATGGGGGTCGCGGTGTCCCTCGCGCTCTCGGCCGGCGCCCTCTGCGGCGTGGCCATCCGCTCCTCGCGCCCCCGCGACGGCCGCGACTCCGGACGGCTCCGCGCCGTCGCCGGGGCCGCGTCGCTGGCACTGGTGTGCGCGCTGGCCGCGCTCACGACGTGGCAGCTGCGCCGGCACGGACGCCTGGCGGAGGTGATCGGCGCCGGCGTGGTCGGCGACCCCGTCGCCGCGCTGTCCCCGGCGTTGCTGCTCGCCGCCGTCGGCGTCGCCGCCCTCGTGGTGCTCGCCCCCGTAACGCGGCTGCTGGAGCTGGCCACGCGCCGGGCCGGCACGCCGCTGTGGCTGGCGGGGGCGCAGCTCGCCCGCGCCCTGCGCCTGCACGCGGTGCCGGTCGTCCTGATGGTGCTCGCGACATCCACCGCCACGTTCTCGGCCGTGTTCGCCGGCTCGGCGGCCCGCTACGAGGGTGACGTCGCCGCGCTGGCCGCCGGGGCGCCGGTCAGGGCGACCCTCTCGTCGACCTCCGCCGACGACGTGCCGCTGCCCGCCGCGGCCGGGCTCGCCTCGCCGACCCCCGTGTGGCTCGCCGACGCCGGGCAGGTCGGCAACCTGCTGGTCCCGATGCTCGCCGCCCCCACCGACTCGCTCGCTCGCGTGGCCATCCTGCCCGGCGGCGCCACGACCCCCGACCTCAGCGACGCCGCGGCGGACACGGTGCCCGTCGCGCTGACGACGTCCATCGCCGGGGATGCCTCGCTGGAGGTCGGCGACGCGCTGGTCATCGGGGCCTTCGGGGCGCGCTTCGACGCCACGGTCGCGGCGGTCGTCGACACGCTGCCGCGCATCGGTGACGGGGCGCTGGTCGACTCCGCGGCCCTGCAACGCGCCCTCGCCTCCGACGGCCGCACGCTCGGCAGGCCGGCCGAGATCTGGGCCGGAGACGGCACGGACGACCAGCTGGCCGCGCTGGCCGCCGAGCAGGGGGTCACGGACGTCTCCCGACCGGCCGCTGCGTCGACCGACGGACCGACGGCGCTGACCGCCGGCTCGCTGCGGCTCGCCGCCGTCGGTGCCGTCGCGCTGGCCGCCGCCGGTGTTGCCGCGGCGTCGGCCGCCCAGCTGCGCGCCCGCAGGCCCGAGGTGGCCGTGCTGCGGGCGCTCGGCATGACCCCGACGGCCCAGGCCGCTGCCAGGATCTGGGAGTCGGCCGTCGTCGGGGCGCTGGCCGCCGCCGCCGGCGTCGCGGGAGGCCTCGGCGTCGCCTCGCTCGTGACCATCCCGCTGGCGCACTCGACCGGGGCCGACCTCCCCGTCGCGCTGGTCGCGGACCTGCCCCAGCTGGCCGCGCTGCTGGCGGCCGGCGCAGCCGCGACCGTGGTGGTCGTCGCGCTGGCGGGCGCGGCCGTGCTCGGCCAGGCCCGCGACGCCCAGTACCGGGAGGAGGTCCGATGA